Within the Deinococcus peraridilitoris DSM 19664 genome, the region GCGCGAACCTCACTTTCGTTCACGCCGAAATCCAACCAGACCTTGCTGGGCTCGTCCTCAAACACGTCATGTTGGAGCTCGTGCCAAATTGGCGGCAGCAACTCGGCGGCCAGATACACCCGTGGTATCATCGCCGCGCCGCTCGGGTGACCGTTGAGGACCGCTATACCCAAGTTGGGTTCGGTGAAGGAGATCCGGGTGGTAAGCCTGGTCTTACGCCAGGTAGCGAACACCTCAGTGTGGTCCGCGACCTCTGCCAACCAGTCGATCAACCCTGCACCTCGAAGGTCGTCAGGGCCGGGTCCGTGAGCTTCCAGACGCGGGCAGCATGTTGGAGCCGCACGCGGACACGCAGCCAGTCAGAATCCCACTCCTGACTGGTGAGGTGAGGAAACTGATAGCCGACAAGATCCAGTTGGAATGAGACTCGACCGGCTTCAAACTGCATGCTTATTACCGTGTACCCCCAAGGCAGGCCGCCCACGCCTCAAGACGATTGTGATTGTGTCACTCCGTGCTTGGAGGTGCTCCTCGATTCTGCTGGTGTCCAATGGACTGGTTGTACAGTTCGTGAAGTGCTCGCACGGCTGCCCATTCACCCTGAAGACGACGAGCAGTTACCCATCGCCGTCTATGTGCTTTAGATGTTGAAATTGGCGATGGTTTGCTGGAGGCGGTGGCGTTTGGCGGTCAGTAGCGGCGTACGAGCACCACCCCTACGATCAGTAACGCGAGGCCCAGCAAGCGGCCCGGGGAAAGCGGGTGGGTCCTCATTCCCATCAACCCGAAGTGCTCCAGCAGGCTGGCGATCAGCAGTTGACCCAGCACGATCAAGCCGAGGAGGGTCGCTGTCCCCAGGCGGGGCGCGAGGGCCGTGAGGCCCAGCAGGTACGTGGCGCCGAACAAACCGCCCAGCCAGGCCCACCAGGGTACGGGCGTAGCAATCAGGCTGGAAACGTTCCCGGGCCGGAACAGGAGTACGTAGGTGCCGAGCACCAGCAGGGTCACGATCACGCTGATCAAAGCCCCCCAGGCTGGGTGTCCCGCTGCGCTGCCGAGCCGGGCGTTGGCGGCAGCCTGGAGGGGCACGACAACCCCGGCGAGCAGGGCGAAGAGTACCGCCAGCCAGATCAAGCGTTTTCCTCAATTTGCATGCGGCAACCTCCTGTGACTTGAGTCGCGGTTTTCGCGGCACTTCCTCTGCCGCACCCCTGGTTGCAGTCTTTGGTGTTCGTCCAAGTGGTGCTTCACTCCCGGCTGTGATGGTGCGGCTGAGGTGAGGGCAGGCTCCAGAAAAGAAGCACAATGTTCGCACTACAGTTTATACAGTAATATATTTCTCATACCGAATTGCTTTGACAACCGACACTGACGCCATTCCGGCACGCCGGACAGCTGCCACTCAGAATAAACGCCACTACACCCCGCAATCCGGAGGAACGCATGAACTCCTTGAACCCGTCCAGCTTGGCACCCTCACCCTACCGAACCGCATCGCGATGGCCCCCATGACCCGCAGCCACGCTTTCGATACCATCCCCACACCCTGACGGCGGAATAGAATACTACGCGCAACGCGCTGGCGCCGGCCTGATCATCAGGGTGGTGCTGTACGCCGTGCTCGGCGACCTCAAGCTGCCAGTAGGCGACCACGTGTATAAACTGCTGATCAAGCTCGGTTTCAGCGTGCAGAAACCCGGCAAGAAGCCTGTAGAGCGCGACAAGCCGGCGATTCACACCTGGTCGAGAACCAAGGGCGTGGAGATCAGCAAAAAAAGTCGAGGCGGGCCTGACGCTTGTCTGTCTGGGCGAAAGCGGCTTCAGCGCCTCAAGGTGGCGCTGATCATCCTGGCGTACAACCTCAAATTCCGCGACCTGGCCTCACCATAAAATTCCGCCCGCTGCAACCCCTATTCGCGGTCAATGATCAGCGGTGAACAGGGCTGTCTTGCGTCTGTTGCTGTGCTTCGCATAGAGTCATTCATGAATACTGAACCTCAAAAGTCCGATATTGATCCCTTAACACGGCCTGAGGTCGCTCTCCGTCGTCCCTACGCACTGACACGGCAAGCCGCAGGCCTCTTGTTCATCTCCGGACAGGTTGGCCTTGATCCTGAGACGCAGCAGCTTGTGCCAGGTGGCTTTCCCGCCGAGTTTGGGCAGATGATGACCAATCTTCAGCGCATCCTTACGGAGCATCAACTCACCCTTCGTGATCTGGTCAGCGTCAACGTCTACCTGACGGCCCCAGATGACTACACGAGGCTGAACGAGTTGTACCTCGCGGCTTTCGATGATGCCCTGCCGACGCGCACCACTGTGGTTGTTCGGGCACTTCCCCTGGGTGCCACGGTCGAAATTCAGAGTGTGGCCGCCTTGACTGGAGCATGAACGCTATGACCTTCAGCGAACTGAGCCTTTCTGCGCTGCGCGAGGCCCACGCCCGCCTGGCAGGCGGAGTGCTGCTCACACCCGTGTGGCACTGGCAGACGGGCGTCATTGCCGAGCAATTGGTTCCCGAAACTGAAGTCTGGTTGAAGCTGGAACTGTGGCAGAAAACGGGCACATTCAAGCTGCGGGGCGCACTGAACTCTATCGAGGCACTGGATGAGGCGGCGCGGGCCCGGGGGGTCACGGCGGTGAGTGCCGGGAATCATGCCATTGCCGTGGCTTACGCGGCACGCGAAGCGGGCGTCAGCGCCAAGGTGGTGATGTTGCAGCACTCCAATCCAGCCCGGGTTCAGGCCTGCCAGGCGCTCGGCGCAGAGGTGCACCTGGCCCCGGACGTCCACCAGGCGTTCGAGCGGGTCCACACCATTCAGGTACACGAAGGCCGCACCCTGATTCACCCGTTTGAGGGTCCGCTGACGTCGCAGGGTACCGCGGGCGTGGGACTGGAATTTATGGATCAGGTGCCGGACCTGGACGCAGTGATCGTGCCTGTCGGTGGGGGAGGCCTGATCTCTGGCGTGGCAGCAGCGGTGAAGCACCTCCGGCCGCAGTGTCAGGTGTTCGGGGTGGAACCACTGGGTGCGGACTCGCTGTTTCAAAGCTTGAATGCCGGTGAGCCGGTTCGCCTGGAGCGGGTGGCGACGATTGCGGACAGTCTGGGTGCGCCGTTTGCCTTGCCTTACTCGTTTGAGGTGTGCCGGACGTTTGTGGATGAGGTGGTGCGGGTGTCAGACGACGATCTGTGCCGGGCCATGTTCTACCTGTTCCGAGACATGAAACTGGTCACGGAACCGGCAACCGCGGCGGGAACGGCGGCCTTGCTCGGACCGCTGAAGGAGCGCTTGAACGGGAAACGGGTGGGAATTGTGGCGTGCGGTGCCAATATTGATGCGGCGTCGTTCGACACCCATCTTGAGCGTGGGCAGGCGTTGGTCGGGCTGTGAGATCTCTTTGAAGGATCGATCTGACACATTTGAGATCACGGCGCCGGGTCTGCGGCAGGTGCCAATGGCCAGGCGCCGAAGTCCCGGCGCTCAGTACCCCACATCTGGAGTTGAGTGGTGTACTGGAGCGGCAAAAGGCTGCATGACGAGGGACAGGAGCGCAGCTCGATCACACGTCTCCCAGCGTAGAGCGGCAGCAAAACGCTCCAGGCCGTACTTGACAAGCCTCACCGCGCCCCGCCCATGCCGTTTGCGCTTGATGGGCCGCTGCGCGGGGTGCCACACACCGACACGCCAACGCTAGAGCGTTTGTCCATTCCACCCTTGGAGGAAGACACTCCATCAATTCCATTGTCTTGGGCAGAACGGACGCCCTTAAGGACGCCTGCCCGCGTCTTGGGCAGAACGGCGCCCTTCAGGACGCCTGCCCGCTTCCAAACGCTCCTGGTCAAGGTCACTCGCTCCCCGCGCTGACAGCGTGCCCAAAAGCGGTTTCGGGCACTGCGCGCTCTCCGCTCGGTCAAAAACATTGATCAAAAACCGATCAATGTCTTTGACAACCGCTTTAACGTCACGGATATGGGTCCCAGAATTTAGGCCAGGAGGCAAGGGAGGTTCCCGGACGCCACCTCACGATAATCTTACAAACCTGCTCGACAACGAGGCGCAGGCATGTTAAGAGGAGCAACTCCTCCTGTCCGTTCTATTCTCCTCGGCGTGACCACTTGGCTGCTCAGGTCGGGCACCGCCATTAACAACCTATGCGTCCTCCGCAGGCCCGTATCGCGCGGGCTCGCGGAGCCGGAGGAGCGCAAAGTCCTATCGTTTCCTCGTAGCCGCCGTACCGTGCGGTCGTGACATTGAAGGCATGCGCGGCGAGTTGTGAGCGGCTACTCAGATCGAATAGTACTTTTAAGTCATATGATATGTGTGTTATATTTTATGCGTAACGTGGACGATCATTCTTCTGGACGAAGTCACCGCCTGGTTCGACAGCCTCGATGATGAAACGACTCAACTGGTTACCAGCGCCATTGACATGCTCGAAGAACGCGGCCCAAGCCTTGGACGCCCCATGGTTGACACTCTCGAAGGAACCAACCTGCCGAACCTCAAAGAGCTTTGTCCCGGTTCCAGTGGCCGCAGTGAAATCCGCATTCTTTTCGTAGCGCCGGGCATCCTCCTGACGGCTGGCGACAAGACAGGACATTGGAAGCGGTGGTACAAGGAACATATTCCCATCGCTGAGGCCCATTGCCACGAAGGGCTGAAAGACGATCGCGACCAAGAGGAGTTGTAAAACATGCCGAAGACTTGGAAGCAAGTTCGTGCCGAAGCTGCCGAACGCGGACGTATTGACGAGGCGAAGGTTGCTGAGCACCGCGAAGCCGGACTCGCCAGTGTGCGCGCATACCGCCTCGCAGAACTCCGCAAGAGGACTGGATTTAACCAAGAGGAAATCGCGCAGAAGGTCGGCGTCACGCAATCACGGGTTTCCCGCATCGAACGAGGTGACATCGGGCACACTGAACTCGGCACCCTCCGCGCGTTCACAGAAGCATTTGGCGGTGAGCTTGAAGTGGTCGTCAAGTTGGGCGATGAGCGCGTCGTGCTCGTCTGACCACTGGTACTCGCGCCATGCAGCATGATCGCTCGCACACAGGCCGAATTAGGTCCGGCAAACCACCTGTACTTCGGGACGATTCAACCGGGGATGCACGCATTTCATGCACCATGAACGGAATGATGTCGGCCTCGCACTGAGGTGAGTCCCATGGTTTAGGCCACGGGGTAAGGCAGGTTCTGCTGCTGAGCATACACGGCCTCGAACTCCACAGGTGGCCGGTAGCCGAGTGATGAGTGTAGGCGCTCCTCGTTGTACACATCCTCCAGAAAGCGCCGTAGACTCTGCCGGGCACGTACAGAAGTTTGTGTGCGGGGGGTAGTGCTCAGGCACGCAGGGGCGCGCGAAGCGACACCCCTCGCCCAGAACTTGGCGCCTTCGGTGTCTGACACCCACAAGCCCAGGACGTCCTTGTTGCCTTCCAGGGTGATGCCCACAGCCGTGTATACCGCTCGTGGCGCCACCAGTCCATCCTTGCGAATCCGGACGTGCAGGCAGTCGAGGGACACGATCGGGTACACCGCTTCCAGCGGCCGGGAGCGCCAGGCCTGCACTTCGTCCAGTACTGCGTCCGTTCCTTCGCTGATCAAGGCTGGGCTGACGTCCACCCCGTAGAGGGTCTGGAGTTGGCTTTGGATGTCGCGGGTGGTCATGCCGTGCGCGTAGAGGGACAGGATCTTCTCGTCGAGGCCCTCGAATCGTCGTTGGTGTTTGGGCAGAATCTGCGGCTCGAACTCGCTGTGCCGGTCGCGCGGTACCGCGAGCTCCATCTGGCCGAACTCCGCCTGGATGGTCTTCTTGGACTTGCCGTTTCGCACGTTCCGAGCTTCGTTCGCCACTTTCCCGCCGCGTTCGTGCCCGAGATGGTGCGTGAGTTCAGCTTCCAGCGCGCGTTCGAGCAGGCCTTTGCTGAGCTGCTTCAGTAAACCGTTGAAGCCTTCGGCTGTGCGGTGACCATCGAGTAGCTGGTCGAGCAGTTGGGGGTCGAAAAAGGCATCGTCTTGGGACATGGACACTTCCTTTCTTCAGGATGCGTCCCCCTCCCCCCGCACACAAACTTCTGAATGGGCTCTCCTGGTCAATCTGCTAGCGTCGAGAAAGCATGGTTGTCCCCTCGATCGAACTGCCAGAACACCTCCTGCAAAACTTCCAGCCTGCCTACGAACATGCTTCAACTGCGATCTGGTGGCGCTTCGACGACACGGCATACCCCGAACCCAACTTCTTCGACAACCCTGGTGTGCTCCTGCCTTGGTGGAGTACACAGCTAGCTCTTCTGGCTCAGGGCGCTAAAACTGTGGAGTTGCAGTTCATGGAAGGTCCCTACGCGCTCACCCTACGCGCTTTAGATTGCGACCTTATCGAGGTGAGTGCACCACCTGACCTTCCCGCTCCCATTGTGGTCACGTTGCCTGCACTCGTTCGTTCTGTTCAGGATGCTTTGTCGCGGGTTGCCCCGGCGTTTGAGAGCCACCCAAAAGTTCAGCACTTGGCTCAAGGGCTGCGCGATACCGTCGAAGAACTCGATAGGCAACTGCTCTATCGTGAACGGCGTGCCCGTTCACGGGACGAGTGATCCCTGATACCCAGCAGTGATGCGTTGTAGTGGTGGATAAAGAGCCACACGAGCCCGATCAGGTGATCGAGCTTCCGCGAGAAGGCGAGTGTCTTTCTGGTCAGGCGAGCGAGCCGCTGACGCAAGGTGCAGTTGAAACGCTCGATGTGCTGCGTACCCCCGATCCGCTGCCTCCCTTCGAACACCACGCTTTTGTACGCCCCAAGCTTGTCGGTATGACACACGGCGTCCAGGAATGGCGTGGCCATATGCTCCCACAAGCCAAAAGCACCGACAGCGTCACGCGGGCCAACAAAGCAGCCTACGATCCTGCGGGTTTTGCGTTCCATGGCCAGCCAGATCCATACCTGCCGATCCTTCCGACCAACGAA harbors:
- a CDS encoding threonine ammonia-lyase, whose amino-acid sequence is MTFSELSLSALREAHARLAGGVLLTPVWHWQTGVIAEQLVPETEVWLKLELWQKTGTFKLRGALNSIEALDEAARARGVTAVSAGNHAIAVAYAAREAGVSAKVVMLQHSNPARVQACQALGAEVHLAPDVHQAFERVHTIQVHEGRTLIHPFEGPLTSQGTAGVGLEFMDQVPDLDAVIVPVGGGGLISGVAAAVKHLRPQCQVFGVEPLGADSLFQSLNAGEPVRLERVATIADSLGAPFALPYSFEVCRTFVDEVVRVSDDDLCRAMFYLFRDMKLVTEPATAAGTAALLGPLKERLNGKRVGIVACGANIDAASFDTHLERGQALVGL
- a CDS encoding RidA family protein translates to MNTEPQKSDIDPLTRPEVALRRPYALTRQAAGLLFISGQVGLDPETQQLVPGGFPAEFGQMMTNLQRILTEHQLTLRDLVSVNVYLTAPDDYTRLNELYLAAFDDALPTRTTVVVRALPLGATVEIQSVAALTGA
- a CDS encoding WapI family immunity protein, with translation MQFEAGRVSFQLDLVGYQFPHLTSQEWDSDWLRVRVRLQHAARVWKLTDPALTTFEVQG
- a CDS encoding IS1 family transposase — its product is MIECDELATFVGRKDRQVWIWLAMERKTRRIVGCFVGPRDAVGAFGLWEHMATPFLDAVCHTDKLGAYKSVVFEGRQRIGGTQHIERFNCTLRQRLARLTRKTLAFSRKLDHLIGLVWLFIHHYNASLLGIRDHSSRERARRSR
- a CDS encoding type II toxin-antitoxin system RelE/ParE family toxin encodes the protein MCYILCVTWTIILLDEVTAWFDSLDDETTQLVTSAIDMLEERGPSLGRPMVDTLEGTNLPNLKELCPGSSGRSEIRILFVAPGILLTAGDKTGHWKRWYKEHIPIAEAHCHEGLKDDRDQEEL
- a CDS encoding winged helix-turn-helix domain-containing protein; the protein is MLYAVLGDLKLPVGDHVYKLLIKLGFSVQKPGKKPVERDKPAIHTWSRTKGVEISKKSRGGPDACLSGRKRLQRLKVALIILAYNLKFRDLASP
- a CDS encoding helix-turn-helix domain-containing protein → MPKTWKQVRAEAAERGRIDEAKVAEHREAGLASVRAYRLAELRKRTGFNQEEIAQKVGVTQSRVSRIERGDIGHTELGTLRAFTEAFGGELEVVVKLGDERVVLV
- a CDS encoding DMT family transporter gives rise to the protein MIWLAVLFALLAGVVVPLQAAANARLGSAAGHPAWGALISVIVTLLVLGTYVLLFRPGNVSSLIATPVPWWAWLGGLFGATYLLGLTALAPRLGTATLLGLIVLGQLLIASLLEHFGLMGMRTHPLSPGRLLGLALLIVGVVLVRRY